A window from Roseburia sp. 499 encodes these proteins:
- a CDS encoding GntR family transcriptional regulator yields MARTKKSLSLTDEIYDKLYNAIMNGEIPSGANLNISSLKEKFGVSLAVIREALLKLTAQGLVEQKPNCGFDVVELNSERLEHVIDARKINEGIALKLALKNGDIQWQSNIIAKAYELEHTPVYLDDEKKDINPEWNDRHKAFHYALIEGCGNEVLLSICNYLWNISQIYRKQSLLLKDENRNFQEEHKHLMDAVLKRDEKEALELFETHIENTKMQMLLKESEMMIHNSRI; encoded by the coding sequence ATGGCAAGGACAAAAAAGTCGTTGAGTCTTACAGACGAAATTTACGATAAATTATATAACGCTATTATGAATGGAGAAATACCGTCAGGAGCAAATTTGAATATAAGTAGTCTGAAAGAAAAATTCGGAGTTTCGCTTGCAGTGATACGAGAAGCGCTTTTAAAACTTACTGCTCAGGGACTTGTGGAACAAAAACCGAATTGTGGGTTTGATGTAGTTGAATTGAACAGTGAAAGATTAGAACATGTAATAGACGCACGTAAAATAAATGAAGGTATTGCTTTAAAATTAGCTTTAAAAAATGGCGATATTCAGTGGCAAAGTAATATTATTGCAAAGGCATATGAATTAGAGCATACTCCGGTTTATCTAGATGATGAAAAAAAAGACATTAATCCAGAATGGAATGATAGACATAAAGCTTTTCATTATGCACTAATAGAAGGTTGCGGAAATGAAGTGCTTCTTTCCATTTGCAATTATTTATGGAATATTAGTCAAATTTATCGTAAACAAAGTTTATTATTGAAGGACGAAAACCGAAATTTTCAAGAAGAACATAAACACCTAATGGATGCTGTTTTGAAAAGAGATGAAAAAGAAGCCTTAGAACTATTTGAAACACATATTGAAAATACTAAGATGCAAATGCTTTTAAAAGAATCAGAAATGATGATTCACAATAGCCGTATTTAG
- a CDS encoding phosphotransferase family protein — translation MLLEQFDEVIEISKGMSGDKKYKCIDRDGNRFLLRLSDLKEYDRKLKEYDFLERLNKSNLPIPKCVEFKKEKDSVYTLLSWIDGEEVEKILPRLNESEQYEMGIKAGKILAKIHEAATLEEKPSNWYDRYFEVIEPRLEAYRTEGIPFEGADSILNFIEENKYLLKQREQCGHHGDYHMGNLITKDGAVFVIDWHTVDFDNIGDPWYEFNRVGVEYPAFASGQIDGYFDGKIPEEFWKLFALYFSASAITSIVWAKYFAPSELNNIIRLNKNVLVWFDYMKQSIPTWYLKDYYAARCDSHAKIRGECCMGTHSS, via the coding sequence GTGTTATTGGAACAATTTGACGAAGTGATTGAGATATCGAAAGGAATGTCAGGGGATAAAAAATATAAGTGTATTGACAGAGATGGAAACCGGTTCCTTTTGCGATTATCTGATTTAAAAGAATATGATAGAAAATTAAAAGAGTATGATTTTTTAGAGAGATTAAACAAATCAAATCTGCCTATTCCGAAGTGTGTAGAATTTAAGAAGGAAAAAGACTCCGTTTATACGCTTCTTTCATGGATAGATGGTGAGGAAGTGGAAAAGATATTACCACGCTTGAATGAGAGTGAACAGTATGAAATGGGAATCAAGGCAGGAAAAATTCTTGCAAAGATTCATGAAGCAGCAACTCTCGAAGAAAAACCTAGTAATTGGTATGATAGGTATTTTGAAGTGATTGAACCAAGATTAGAGGCTTACCGTACGGAGGGGATACCTTTCGAAGGGGCGGACTCAATATTGAATTTCATTGAAGAAAATAAATATCTTTTAAAGCAAAGAGAACAGTGTGGACACCATGGAGATTATCATATGGGCAATCTGATTACTAAGGATGGAGCAGTTTTTGTAATTGATTGGCACACAGTTGATTTCGATAATATTGGAGATCCATGGTATGAGTTTAACCGTGTAGGGGTGGAGTATCCTGCATTTGCTTCTGGACAAATTGATGGCTACTTTGATGGAAAGATTCCAGAAGAGTTTTGGAAGCTGTTTGCTTTGTATTTTTCTGCTAGTGCTATTACTTCAATTGTCTGGGCAAAATATTTTGCACCATCGGAACTTAATAACATCATTCGATTGAATAAAAATGTGCTTGTTTGGTTTGATTATATGAAACAATCGATACCGACATGGTATTTGAAAGATTATTATGCAGCAAGATGTGATTCCCATGCTAAAATACGAGGTGAATGTTGCATGGGCACTCATAGCTCGTGA
- a CDS encoding GNAT family N-acetyltransferase has product MLVIERAQLKDAETITGIKIAAFNQEINTYLGRNGGPPGYDSVESEIDIINRFIAYKIMLDDEIIGGLFLIPEGEEIMHFEDFVIRPSMQGKGYGYKVLCMVEKLYPNIKKWVLSTPVFSVGNQHLYEKFGYREISRDENEVYYNKIISA; this is encoded by the coding sequence ATGCTAGTTATTGAAAGAGCTCAACTGAAAGATGCAGAGACAATTACTGGGATTAAAATTGCCGCATTTAATCAGGAAATCAATACATATTTAGGAAGAAATGGTGGACCTCCAGGATATGACAGTGTTGAATCAGAAATTGATATTATAAATAGATTTATTGCGTATAAGATAATGCTTGATGATGAAATTATCGGAGGATTATTTCTGATTCCGGAAGGCGAGGAAATAATGCATTTCGAAGATTTTGTTATTCGACCATCAATGCAGGGAAAAGGGTATGGATACAAGGTTCTTTGTATGGTAGAAAAGTTGTATCCAAACATAAAAAAATGGGTATTGTCGACACCGGTATTCAGTGTTGGAAATCAACATCTTTATGAAAAATTTGGTTATCGTGAGATTAGCCGGGATGAAAACGAGGTTTACTACAATAAGATTATTTCGGCATAA
- a CDS encoding aminotransferase-like domain-containing protein: protein MFEEKISELSLSTSPSFIRAILKATESKDIISFAGGLPNPISFPKKELKESTNRVIDNYGSKVFQYSQTAGLVELREYIANHLSKTQGMKVTYEDIIITTGSQQALDLIGKVLIDPGDTIILEEPGYLGAIQAFSQYKPDMCAISLENDGMDMNKLESKLKTSNAKFIYVVPNFQNPSGLTYSQEKRDNLMALVQKYNCILVEDDPYGDLKFEGNPYGYISKTDYAGSILLGTFSKTVTPGMRIGYMVIRDAELRLRINTAKEAADLHSNIFSQYILWDYLTNNDISKHISRIRMLYQKQCNTMLSSMETFFRENTKFTRPEGGMFIWVTLPENVVAMDLFEITKEKNVVFVPGNPFYVDGRNANTMRLNYTNSDEEIIVEGIKRLSKSMKELCDV, encoded by the coding sequence ATGTTTGAAGAAAAAATATCTGAATTAAGCCTTTCAACATCACCATCATTTATTCGTGCAATATTAAAAGCCACAGAAAGCAAAGACATAATTTCGTTTGCGGGAGGATTGCCAAATCCTATTTCTTTTCCTAAAAAAGAATTGAAAGAGTCTACCAATAGAGTAATCGACAATTATGGAAGTAAAGTTTTTCAGTATTCTCAAACTGCGGGGTTAGTTGAATTACGAGAGTATATTGCAAATCATTTATCAAAAACGCAGGGAATGAAGGTTACATACGAAGATATTATCATTACAACTGGTTCTCAGCAGGCGTTAGATTTGATTGGAAAAGTTCTTATTGATCCAGGCGATACCATAATCCTTGAAGAGCCAGGATATCTTGGAGCTATTCAGGCCTTCAGTCAGTACAAACCTGATATGTGCGCTATTTCTCTTGAGAATGATGGCATGGATATGAATAAGCTTGAAAGCAAACTCAAGACATCCAATGCAAAGTTTATTTATGTTGTTCCTAATTTTCAAAATCCTAGCGGATTAACCTATTCACAAGAAAAAAGAGATAATCTGATGGCATTGGTCCAAAAATATAATTGTATTCTGGTTGAGGATGATCCATACGGTGATTTAAAGTTTGAAGGTAATCCTTATGGATATATTAGTAAAACAGATTACGCAGGTAGTATTTTGCTTGGAACATTCTCAAAGACAGTGACACCCGGAATGCGAATTGGATATATGGTAATTAGAGATGCCGAACTTAGGCTTAGAATAAATACCGCCAAAGAGGCTGCGGATCTTCACTCCAACATTTTTTCACAGTATATCCTTTGGGATTATTTAACAAATAATGATATTTCAAAGCATATTTCCAGAATACGAATGTTATATCAGAAGCAGTGCAATACAATGCTTTCCTCCATGGAAACATTTTTCCGTGAGAATACAAAATTCACACGACCTGAAGGCGGAATGTTTATTTGGGTTACTCTGCCAGAAAACGTAGTAGCAATGGATTTATTTGAAATTACAAAAGAGAAAAACGTAGTGTTTGTACCGGGTAATCCATTCTATGTCGATGGAAGAAATGCCAATACAATGAGATTAAATTACACTAATTCTGATGAAGAAATAATTGTAGAGGGCATAAAACGGCTGAGTAAATCAATGAAAGAGTTATGTGATGTCTGA
- a CDS encoding fumarylacetoacetate hydrolase family protein: protein MRLLHFYENRKLYLGIWTQKGIINIAKTVAANNSELPTTWNDILMQTENNLLFLDQYLNLSPVFSQIENITFAPSVPNPEKILCIGLNYDSHIKEVKLEHPKEPTIFSKYNTCLTGHNSSIHLPPNAIKFDYEAELVIIIGKKAHNVSQAEALSYVFGYSVGNDFSARDLQMLNGQWLLGKACDEFAPLGPYIVTANEVNPNHLDIKCEVNGIMRQHSNTQNMIFNCAAIISYLSTYITLKPGDIIFTGTPEGVILGEPEEKQQWLKSGDQVTITIEKLGTLSNTLC, encoded by the coding sequence ATGAGATTATTACATTTTTACGAAAACAGGAAGCTTTATCTTGGAATTTGGACACAAAAAGGTATTATAAATATTGCTAAAACCGTAGCTGCAAACAATAGTGAACTTCCTACAACATGGAATGATATATTGATGCAAACAGAAAACAATTTGCTGTTTTTAGACCAGTATTTGAATTTATCACCCGTATTCTCTCAAATAGAAAATATTACATTTGCACCAAGTGTTCCAAATCCTGAAAAAATCCTGTGTATCGGACTTAATTATGATTCCCACATTAAGGAAGTTAAATTAGAACATCCGAAAGAACCTACTATATTTAGTAAATATAATACTTGTTTGACTGGGCATAATTCATCAATTCACTTGCCACCAAATGCGATAAAGTTTGATTATGAAGCGGAACTTGTAATTATTATAGGAAAAAAGGCGCATAATGTTTCGCAGGCCGAGGCTCTTTCGTATGTCTTTGGTTATTCTGTTGGTAATGATTTTAGCGCTCGAGATTTGCAGATGTTGAATGGACAGTGGCTTTTAGGAAAAGCTTGCGATGAGTTTGCACCGCTTGGCCCATATATTGTTACTGCAAATGAGGTAAATCCTAATCATTTAGATATAAAGTGTGAAGTAAATGGTATTATGCGCCAACATTCAAATACACAAAATATGATTTTTAACTGTGCTGCTATCATCAGCTATCTTTCTACATATATCACCTTAAAACCAGGAGATATTATTTTTACTGGAACTCCGGAAGGTGTTATTTTAGGGGAACCAGAAGAAAAGCAACAATGGCTGAAATCCGGTGATCAGGTTACCATTACCATTGAAAAGCTTGGAACATTATCAAATACGCTTTGCTAA
- the tnpC gene encoding IS66 family transposase, whose product MAMEYTEEQLNNFDKATLVQLFLVQQSQLKDIDQKLQLLLEQVAVLNSNRFGRSSEKLDTENQIRFMEVDGNIIYFNEAEAVASLGEEALDDEDVPEKLRSKKTKGKRTADIRNLPVIPIEHKMTVEELVAEFGEDGWYQLDDEIYNRYRFTPMKVELEQHHVGVYKSKKDNHFKKADHPAYLLRNSLVSPSLLAGIWNAKYVNAAPLYRQEQEFQRMGLAIDRTDMARWTIQCAERYLSILYDYLHEKLYDYHVLQADETPVRVTKENRTEGSRHYMWVYRTGATYPGKQIVLYEYQPTRNASHPREFLKNFKGVCVTDGYQVYHTIEKEREDLRIAGCWAHARRRFDEAVKALPKANQKSSLAYLALKQIQAIYREDNTLKDRSPEERQQHRQLTVKPLVDAYFAWISQNLLKVPAKSKTANGFAYSLNQEKYLRYFLEDGEVPLDNNAAEQTIRPFCVGKKNWVMIDTIAGAESSAIIYSIAETAKANNLKPYNYFEYLLTEIPKHMDDRDVSFCENLLPWSEKLPEECRK is encoded by the coding sequence ATGGCGATGGAATATACAGAAGAACAACTGAATAACTTTGATAAGGCTACGCTTGTTCAGCTATTCCTTGTACAGCAGTCGCAGCTGAAAGACATTGATCAGAAGCTACAGTTGCTATTGGAGCAGGTCGCTGTATTAAACAGCAACCGCTTCGGCAGATCTTCCGAAAAGCTGGATACAGAAAATCAGATCCGGTTTATGGAAGTCGATGGAAATATCATCTACTTCAACGAAGCAGAAGCGGTTGCTTCACTTGGTGAAGAGGCTCTGGATGATGAAGATGTTCCGGAAAAGTTGCGTTCAAAAAAGACCAAAGGAAAACGTACTGCTGATATAAGGAACCTTCCTGTCATTCCTATTGAACATAAGATGACCGTGGAAGAACTGGTTGCCGAGTTTGGCGAGGACGGATGGTATCAGCTGGATGATGAAATCTACAACCGCTATCGTTTCACACCTATGAAGGTGGAGCTTGAACAACATCATGTCGGTGTATATAAATCAAAAAAGGATAATCATTTCAAAAAGGCGGATCATCCTGCTTATCTGTTAAGAAATAGTCTGGTGTCTCCATCCTTACTTGCCGGCATCTGGAATGCAAAGTATGTAAATGCGGCACCTCTGTACCGTCAGGAACAGGAATTTCAAAGGATGGGACTTGCCATTGACCGGACAGATATGGCCCGGTGGACCATCCAATGTGCTGAGAGATATCTCTCTATCCTGTATGATTATCTGCATGAGAAACTTTATGATTATCATGTGCTTCAGGCAGATGAAACACCGGTACGGGTCACAAAAGAAAACCGAACCGAAGGCTCCAGACATTATATGTGGGTGTACCGTACAGGAGCTACATATCCTGGGAAACAAATCGTCCTATACGAGTATCAGCCCACCCGTAATGCAAGCCATCCCAGGGAGTTCTTAAAGAACTTTAAAGGAGTGTGTGTAACGGATGGCTATCAGGTCTATCACACGATTGAAAAGGAACGAGAAGACCTACGGATTGCCGGGTGTTGGGCACATGCAAGGCGACGATTCGATGAGGCTGTAAAAGCTTTACCGAAAGCGAACCAGAAATCATCACTTGCATATCTGGCACTCAAGCAGATTCAAGCGATTTATCGCGAGGACAACACGTTAAAGGACAGAAGTCCTGAGGAACGTCAACAACATCGCCAGCTGACAGTTAAGCCACTGGTTGATGCCTATTTTGCGTGGATTAGCCAAAACCTGTTAAAGGTTCCGGCCAAGAGCAAGACTGCAAATGGGTTTGCTTATTCCCTCAATCAGGAAAAGTACCTTAGATATTTCCTGGAGGATGGTGAAGTTCCACTAGATAACAATGCTGCAGAACAGACAATCCGTCCGTTCTGCGTTGGCAAGAAAAACTGGGTAATGATTGATACAATCGCCGGAGCGGAATCCAGCGCAATTATCTATAGTATCGCTGAAACGGCCAAGGCCAATAACCTGAAGCCTTATAATTATTTTGAATATCTTTTGACAGAAATCCCAAAACACATGGATGACCGTGATGTAAGTTTCTGTGAAAATCTGCTTCCATGGTCAGAAAAACTGCCAGAGGAATGCAGAAAATAA
- a CDS encoding aminotransferase-like domain-containing protein, whose product MPVNSFDNYPMSWKPAIDRNCGTPLYIALADTLKKDILEGRLAPGTKLPPQRELADFLDIHLSTITRAFKLCEQRGLVCSVVGRGTFISSDAAVQGMLTIHNASAKIIEMGAILPKPDVNEIITDYLKEIVEEPDFYKLMQYATVKYDKLQTKAAVRWFEYFGLKTSAYNVLFSSGSQNGIYAILSALFESGDKIATTPVTYPGLKVAANSLGIQVVPLPMFDNMITVESLEYVVKNHNIKGFYFIPDFNNPSGEMMNIKARKAIADYCNTRKLPFIEDSIYSLFLPNPLPPISSYSPEYGIMIASVSKIVSPGLRLAVLHIPNQYYTKVATTLYSIIITPPALMMQLFTRLINLGKFDKIRELRIADVIERNKLFDSVCLNIKSSGYIYCPLRWAFIPDGKEINPSMVEKELLEKGIQLYSAERFVVGNSEVPQAVRISLISEHNLDEYINGLEIINKYFE is encoded by the coding sequence ATGCCAGTAAATTCTTTTGATAATTATCCAATGAGTTGGAAACCAGCCATAGATAGAAATTGTGGGACACCACTTTATATTGCCCTTGCCGACACTTTAAAAAAAGATATTCTTGAAGGACGTTTGGCGCCTGGAACTAAACTTCCCCCCCAGCGTGAATTGGCTGATTTCTTAGATATTCATTTGAGCACAATTACTCGTGCATTTAAGCTATGTGAACAAAGGGGATTAGTTTGTAGCGTGGTTGGTAGAGGGACATTTATCTCTTCTGATGCAGCAGTGCAAGGTATGCTCACCATTCATAATGCCTCTGCAAAAATAATTGAGATGGGTGCAATATTACCAAAGCCTGACGTTAACGAAATAATTACTGATTATTTAAAAGAAATCGTTGAAGAACCAGATTTTTACAAGCTTATGCAATATGCTACAGTGAAATATGATAAGCTGCAGACAAAAGCGGCTGTTCGATGGTTTGAATATTTTGGCTTAAAAACCAGTGCATATAACGTACTCTTCTCTTCTGGCAGTCAAAATGGTATTTATGCCATTCTTTCTGCACTTTTCGAATCTGGTGATAAAATTGCAACTACTCCAGTGACATATCCAGGACTAAAGGTTGCCGCAAATTCCCTTGGAATTCAGGTGGTACCTTTGCCAATGTTTGATAATATGATTACTGTTGAATCCTTGGAATATGTTGTTAAAAATCATAATATAAAAGGATTTTACTTCATTCCAGATTTCAATAATCCATCTGGCGAAATGATGAATATTAAAGCCAGAAAAGCAATTGCAGATTATTGTAATACTAGAAAATTACCTTTTATTGAAGATAGCATATACTCTTTATTTTTACCTAATCCACTGCCACCAATTTCTTCATATTCACCAGAATATGGCATAATGATTGCCAGTGTATCAAAAATTGTGTCACCAGGACTTCGTCTTGCGGTTTTGCATATACCAAATCAGTATTATACAAAGGTTGCAACCACACTATATTCAATAATTATCACACCACCAGCACTCATGATGCAGTTATTTACTAGGTTAATCAATCTGGGGAAATTCGATAAAATACGTGAGCTTCGTATCGCGGATGTGATAGAAAGAAACAAACTGTTTGACAGTGTATGTTTAAATATTAAGTCCTCGGGATATATATATTGTCCTCTTAGATGGGCTTTTATTCCAGATGGAAAAGAAATTAATCCTTCTATGGTAGAAAAGGAATTACTAGAAAAGGGAATTCAATTATACTCTGCAGAGCGCTTTGTTGTAGGCAACTCTGAAGTGCCTCAAGCAGTTCGTATTTCCCTTATTTCCGAACATAATCTGGATGAGTATATAAATGGATTAGAAATCATAAATAAGTATTTTGAATAG
- a CDS encoding TrmH family RNA methyltransferase — MPNIIEITDFNAPELDIYARLTENQLLNRHEPEKGLFIAESPKVIDRALDAGCIPVSLLLEKKHIEGQAKDIITRCENIPVYTAEFDILTQLTGFELTRGALCAMYRPKLPSVEDVCKNARRIAILENVMNPTNVGAIFRSAAALNIDAVLLTPACSNPLYRRSIRVSMGTVFQIPWTFIGDKSENWATQGIARLRNLGFKTAAMALCEESVNIDDPNLMSEDKLAIILGTEGDGLATSTIADCDYTVCIPMSHGVDSLNVAAASAVAFWQLGNR, encoded by the coding sequence ATGCCAAACATTATAGAAATAACTGATTTTAATGCCCCGGAACTTGACATCTATGCCCGTCTTACTGAAAATCAATTACTTAACCGCCACGAACCGGAAAAAGGACTCTTTATTGCAGAAAGTCCTAAAGTAATTGACCGCGCCCTAGACGCGGGATGTATTCCAGTTTCTCTATTATTGGAAAAAAAGCATATCGAAGGACAAGCGAAGGATATCATCACCCGCTGTGAAAATATTCCTGTCTACACTGCAGAATTTGATATCCTTACTCAGCTTACCGGCTTTGAATTGACTCGTGGTGCACTTTGCGCTATGTATCGTCCAAAGTTACCATCCGTAGAAGATGTTTGTAAAAATGCAAGACGAATTGCTATCTTAGAAAATGTTATGAACCCAACAAATGTGGGGGCAATCTTTCGCAGTGCTGCAGCTCTGAACATTGACGCGGTATTGCTTACTCCTGCCTGCAGTAACCCACTATACCGTCGTTCTATTCGTGTAAGTATGGGAACTGTATTCCAGATTCCCTGGACATTTATCGGTGATAAATCTGAAAATTGGGCAACACAGGGAATTGCGCGGCTTCGTAATCTCGGCTTCAAAACTGCCGCAATGGCACTGTGTGAGGAATCTGTCAACATCGATGACCCAAACCTTATGTCAGAGGACAAGTTGGCTATTATCTTAGGAACAGAGGGAGATGGACTGGCAACCTCTACTATTGCAGATTGTGACTATACCGTCTGCATTCCAATGTCGCATGGTGTGGACTCACTAAATGTTGCTGCCGCAAGTGCAGTTGCGTTTTGGCAGTTGGGAAATCGGTGA
- the tnpB gene encoding IS66 family insertion sequence element accessory protein TnpB (TnpB, as the term is used for proteins encoded by IS66 family insertion elements, is considered an accessory protein, since TnpC, encoded by a neighboring gene, is a DDE family transposase.), producing the protein MLNDATCFKQVYIVCGYTDLRSGIDTLASIIDQKTGNNPYVPDTLYLFCGRKSDRIKGLVWEKDGFLLLYKRLEQGRFIWPRNEAEVKALTPQQFRWLMEGLTTEPKKSVRPVEPPEFMA; encoded by the coding sequence ATGTTAAATGACGCTACCTGTTTCAAACAAGTGTATATCGTTTGTGGCTACACCGACCTGAGATCCGGTATAGATACACTGGCTTCCATAATTGATCAGAAAACGGGAAACAATCCATATGTCCCTGATACCCTGTATCTTTTCTGCGGACGCAAATCTGATCGCATCAAAGGACTTGTATGGGAAAAGGATGGATTCCTTCTCCTGTACAAACGCCTGGAACAAGGCAGGTTTATCTGGCCTCGGAACGAAGCTGAAGTAAAAGCTTTGACTCCCCAGCAGTTCCGCTGGCTTATGGAAGGCCTGACAACGGAACCCAAGAAGTCTGTCCGTCCGGTTGAACCACCGGAATTCATGGCATGA
- a CDS encoding ketopantoate reductase family protein: MKIEKVALLGAGAVGAYFIWGLSECLGEKFCVVAKGERKKRLEKDGLIINGKQYALLVKEPEEVENVDLLLVSSKQDALADAIEDIRKIVGKNTIVISLLNGVTSEEIIGNAIGMEHMMYAVMRIASVREGNQITFSPENTAGIYFGEKDRREPTERVLAVEELFQDTGIHYHFMEDIIIDMWMKYAGNIAQNLPQAILGVGFQAYKDSVHMHNIAERLWKEVDKVANAKGIPLTEKFLLFQGVKPDARFSTLQDLDAGRHTEIEMLAGEMIRMGKEYGIDVPYCEYTYHLIKALEEKNDGKFEYESAESTI; the protein is encoded by the coding sequence ATGAAGATAGAAAAAGTAGCACTTTTAGGTGCTGGTGCAGTAGGTGCATATTTTATATGGGGACTTTCCGAATGTCTTGGTGAAAAGTTTTGTGTTGTAGCCAAGGGTGAGCGAAAAAAGCGATTGGAAAAAGATGGTCTTATCATTAATGGAAAGCAATATGCATTACTTGTGAAAGAGCCGGAAGAAGTGGAAAATGTGGATTTGCTTTTGGTATCAAGCAAACAGGATGCACTGGCAGATGCAATAGAAGATATAAGAAAAATAGTTGGAAAAAATACAATTGTAATCAGTTTATTGAATGGTGTCACATCGGAAGAAATCATCGGAAATGCAATTGGTATGGAACATATGATGTATGCGGTTATGCGTATTGCTTCCGTAAGGGAAGGAAATCAGATTACATTTTCACCGGAAAACACAGCCGGAATTTATTTTGGAGAAAAGGATAGAAGGGAACCTACCGAAAGAGTGCTGGCAGTAGAAGAACTCTTTCAGGATACGGGAATTCACTATCATTTTATGGAAGATATTATTATCGATATGTGGATGAAATACGCTGGGAATATTGCACAAAATCTTCCACAGGCAATACTGGGTGTGGGATTTCAAGCATATAAGGATAGTGTACATATGCATAATATTGCAGAACGCCTCTGGAAAGAGGTTGATAAGGTGGCAAATGCCAAAGGGATTCCGCTAACGGAGAAATTTTTGTTATTCCAAGGAGTAAAGCCGGATGCCAGATTTTCAACATTACAGGATTTGGATGCAGGACGACACACAGAGATTGAGATGCTTGCAGGTGAGATGATACGCATGGGAAAAGAGTACGGAATTGATGTTCCGTATTGTGAATATACCTATCATTTGATTAAGGCATTAGAAGAGAAGAATGATGGGAAGTTTGAATACGAATCAGCAGAAAGTACAATATAG